A stretch of Aedes aegypti strain LVP_AGWG chromosome 2, AaegL5.0 Primary Assembly, whole genome shotgun sequence DNA encodes these proteins:
- the LOC5565897 gene encoding lipase member H-B — MSLNSVVIPLLALISTLSSASCGLLNLFNTSSDYNLASAIDTAFAKSRNDIGLLLTGDVSTPIEEDVTFWCGNRLSPELNQTLLDDPDVHEKINFTKPIMLITHGWLDDHKKNWIQNTAQDAMENMDINVCVVGWGNLARYVYYQSARKHTLLVSKYMTEFINFLNKEGMALEDVSLAGHSLGAQICGQVGYNLKGKLGAIYGIDPAGPLFTFPLDNGLENRLDSSDAKYVQMIITSRGTLGVRKGEGHENFYPNGGDAPQPNCVLPLTSDAEMADQIVCSHLHATSLFRFSLDPKMIFKGRKCFNWMSYFLKSCSLNPANVIGVHSQKIGGDFYLRTSDDSPYV; from the coding sequence ATGTCTCTCAATTCAGTTGTCATTCCGCTTCTCGCGCTCATATCAACACTGAGTTCAGCCAGCTGCGGCCTGCTGAATCTGTTCAACACTTCATCAGACTACAATTTGGCCTCCGCCATTGATACGGCGTTTGCCAAATCCAGGAACGACATCGGATTACTGCTAACAGGAGATGTTTCAACACCGATAGAGGAGGATGTTACATTCTGGTGCGGAAACCGGCTGTCGCCAGAGTTGAATCAAACGTTGTTGGACGATCCCGACGTACACGAGAAGATCAACTTCACCAAACCAATCATGCTGATCACACATGGATGGCTGGATGACCATAAGAAGAACTGGATTCAGAACACAGCCCAGGACGCTATGGAGAACATGGACATCAACGTGTGCGTCGTCGGATGGGGTAATCTGGCGAGATACGTTTACTATCAGTCTGCTAGGAAGCACACTCTGCTCGTATCGAAATACATGACGGAGTTCATCAATTTCCTCAACAAAGAAGGAATGGCTCTGGAAGATGTCTCTCTGGCAGGACACAGCTTGGGAGCACAGATTTGCGGTCAGGTTGGGTACAATCTCAAAGGAAAACTCGGAGCGATTTACGGAATTGATCCCGCTGGTCCGTTGTTCACGTTCCCTCTGGATAATGGTCTGGAAAACAGACTGGACAGCAGTGACGCCAAGTACGTCCAGATGATCATCACTTCACGGGGAACACTCGGTGTACGGAAAGGCGAAGGACACGAAAACTTCTATCCTAATGGGGGCGATGCACCACAACCGAACTGTGTCCTTCCTTTGACGAGCGACGCCGAAATGGCCGATCAGATCGTTTGCAGTCATTTGCACGCCACTTCGTTGTTCCGGTTTTCGTTGGATCCAAAGATGATCTTCAAGGGGAGGAAGTGCTTCAACTGGATGTCGTATTTCTTGAAGTCATGCTCCCTGAACCCAGCGAATGTTATCGGTGTACATAGTCAGAAGATTGGTGGCGATTTTTATCTCCGAACGTCGGATGATTCTCCTTATGTGTAG